One window of the Strix uralensis isolate ZFMK-TIS-50842 chromosome 3, bStrUra1, whole genome shotgun sequence genome contains the following:
- the PCARE gene encoding photoreceptor cilium actin regulator — MGCTPSRSEIANIIARSNLKALNIPKSILRIDPGDKGIPLLVKGTSCYNLDEFHQYGIQRKDYTREKEDKLSEQDKNYNLQLSSKAHSDPQISREDKKIERTATDAEVVMSKLIESQKHITEAIQIRKQSSCESEASAFIWDDKNESNAKQIPKKGKKKKGHKLAKQGRPGKIKEKSILALCETEKKVDFPELLVKAHQSAYAYLNPNLSKYETILHMANQATQTQLFLQQMVSFLMLRFDEINQLLEEVANDGENLLKDVGGNLAWPAEKGNLKEHPDLLQQLLQYTVNKMQSLSGTLAFLTSNALKETCSYLQSAASSLEGKLKAKQSFDERLLRTVRLLEASMVGSSQSRSDDRTLYSEDSGIGVDNESLKEFSALSQHGGQACDSCAYGHLSQKHTRTVGHVHDGAVSPGTAASHDYALERNSNDIFYSSMRSKEATSCQGGAPEGISTMPQHASLSKSHSCNSFQSDSTQEGEHFKLCESTDFPSDDDDDDDEESTLGEDDDNTSLSEMGKDTLPRRPLSSPAVADNTQRQFIKRTENAETEEIILKMKDAISEKIKFVPAKSGRKEWIEDESGRAVLTTRPSTATGSQKTFRKQRRSRSEESLRSQAEDPTLLELQRTQKELSKRLETFCGKKDTDNKPETRKSRTAPYLQDKQIISRSSSKLKVCLSKNFSILPNQDKVPLFMVDQNPAHQLDEKRGWKPFRATMPPQETSEGKEKEPPGAQTLSSNSCVPRQSVKKLIETFSPTDDLVKAAPLRSLGPIKCIRKFGLPVIPPTIPFQRGLAPLNLKHRISPVEGTNTSNTSGVSSNFPNAFPPALAAELSKKDTKEETDEDIDNLPPPPPEMLMDTSFDLTEPEETARIEGNSSEDAKKPTKTEFHATKKSRVSPKMKASLQSIDLLPSKNISGPSVMASKGLRNTAAGDEKLQRYSLELNPTNVHIPSQEEILATQRKEAADLYKQTHKIIPLQNPSGVSKRQSNSSESKEPNSQATSVQYQKHGSPDSLRRNEKGSSFARRVSPTRTPPSSPPTEKRLFSPPAHHRRSLKAFSNPQTSSPTMQRKPSPPSSPRVPSPPLQKKLSSPPPQRKPLSPPAGHKQSSPTPHQLLGSPAYRRDASPPPFPTTPSPPTSPSRSYKGPRAGLDAGDEHQLSSSKRGSNACSIFCLATSSLFEARPPLVPTKPTVELTSQPEASSLSQKSSLLFRQPGDRIRKLSLSATSPQPFVKRSFSDRRPGVQFRLPAPVTSGSEPMLNQASLEESPRKAGDSWNSPCGPEIKESNRSTSQPELYIVGQGLQRD, encoded by the exons atggGCTGCACACCTTCTCGCAGTGAGATTGCTAACATTATTGCAAGAAGTAATCTTAAGGCTTTGAATATACCCAAAAGTATTTTGCGTATTGATCCAGGAGATAAAGGAATCCCTCTGCTGGTTAAAGGTACATCTTGCTACAATCTGGATGAATTCCACCAATATGGAATCCAGAGGAAAGACTACACGAGAGAAAAGGAGGATAAACTATCAGAGCAGGATAAAAATTATAATTTGCAGTTATCTTCCAAGGCTCATTCAGATCCCCAGATTTCCAGGGAAGACAAGAAAATTGAGAGGACAGCCACAGATGCTGAAGTTGTTATGTCCAAACTGATTGAGTCTCAAAAACACATCACTGAGGCCATACAGATCAGAAAGCAAAGCTCCTGTGAATCAGAAGCATCAGCTTTCATTTGGGATGACAAGAATGAAAGCAATGCAAAGCAAAtcccaaagaaaggaaagaagaaaaaaggtcatAAACTGGCAAAGCAAGGTCGACCTggcaaaattaaagaaaagtcCATTTTGGCCCTGTGCGAGACAGAGAAAAAGGTAGATTTCCCAGAACTGCTTGTTAAGGCTCATCAGAGCGCGTACGCCTACTTAAATCCTAACCTCTCCAAGTATGAAACTATACTTCACATGGCCAACCAGGCTACCCAAACTCAGCTCTTCCTACAGCAGATGGTAAGCTTTCTGATGCTTCGCTTTGATGAAATCAACCAGCTCTTGGAAGAAGTTGCCAATGATGGGGAAAATCTTCTCAAAGATGTAGGTGGGAATCTGGCATGGCCAGCAGAAAAAGGCAATTTGAAGGAGCACCCTGATCTTCTGCAACAACTACTGCAGTACACAGTCAATAAAATGCAGTCACTGAGTGGGACACTGGCCTTCCTCACATCCAACGCCCTGAAGGAAACATGCAGCTACCTGCAGTCTGCTGCAAGCAGCttggaaggaaaactgaaagcaaagcaaagctttGATGAGCGCCTGCTACGGACAGTAAGGCTGCTGGAAGCCTCGATGGTGGGATCCTCTCAGTCCCGCAGTGATGACAGGACTCTCTATTCTGAGGACAGTGGCATTGGTGTGGACAATGAATCCCTCAAAGAGTTCAGTGCTCTCAGCCAGCATGGAGGACAAGCATGTGACTCCTGTGCATATGGACATCTGTCCCAAAAGCACACCAGAACAGTGGGGCACGTGCATGATGGGGCAGTGTCACCAGGGACAGCCGCATCCCATGACTATGCACTTGAAAGGAATTCTAATGATATATTTTATTCATCCATGCGGAGTAAGGAAGCAACTTCTTGTCAGGGTGGAGCACCAGAAGGCATTTCTACCATGCCCCAACATGCAAGCTTGAGCAAAAGCCATTCCTGTAATTCGTTCCAGTCTGACTCCACTCAGGAAGGTGAACACTTCAAACTCTGTGAATCAACAGATTTTCcttctgatgatgatgatgacgacgATGAAGAGAGTACCCTGGGGGAGGATGATGACAACACAAGTTTATCAGAAATGGGGAAGGATACTCTGCCGAGGAGGCCCCTGTCTTCGCCTGCAGTCGCTGATAACACACAAAGGCAGTTCATCAAGAGGACTGAGAATGCAGAGACAGAGGAAATTATTCTGAAGATGAAAGATGCCATCAGTGAAAAAATCAAGTTTGTCCCAGCTAAATCTGGACGTAAAGAATGGATAGAGGATGAGAGCGGAAGAGCAGTCCTAACAACAAGGCCCAGTACAGCGACGGGCAGCCAGAAAACCTTCAGGAAACAACGACGGTCCAGGTCAGAGGAGTCCCTCAGAAGCCAGGCAGAGGACCCGACCCTCCTAGAGCTTCAGAGAACTCAAAAAGAGCTAAGCAAAAGGCTGGAAACGTTTTGTGGAAAGAAGGATACAGATAACAAACCAGAGACTCGGAAATCAAGAACAGCACCTTACTTGCAGGATAAGCAAATTATATCTAGGTCCTCTAGCAAACTGAAGGTGTGCCTCTCAAAAAATTTCAGCATCCTGCCTAACCAGGATAAAGTCCCTTTGTTTATGGTTGATCAAAATCCTGCCCATCAGCTGGATGAAAAAAGAGGCTGGAAACCTTTCAGAGCTACTATGCCCCCCCAGGAGACAtcagaaggcaaagaaaaggagCCTCCTGGAGCACAAACGCTCAGTAGCAATAGCTGTGTCCCCCGACAGTCTGTCAAAAAGCTTATTGAAACATTCAGTCCTACTGACGATCTTGTAAAAGCTGCACCTTTAAGATCTTTAGGACCAATAAAGTGCATCAGAAAATTTGGACTTCCAGTCATCCCACCCACCATTCCCTTTCAGAGAGGCCTGGCACCTTTAAATCTTAAGCATCGTATTTCACCAGTAGAAGGCACAAACACTTCAAACACCAGTGGAGTTTCTTCTAACTTTCCAAATGCCTTTCCTCCTGCACTGGCTGCAGAACTAAGCAAGAAGGACACAAAGGAAGAGACTGATGAAGACATTGATAacctgccaccaccaccacctgaaATGTTAATGGACACTTCTTTTGACTTAACTGAGCCTGAAGAAACTGCAAGAATAGAAGGGAACTCTTCAGAAGATGCCAAAAAGCCCACCAAAACAGAATTTCATGCTACTAAGAAATCACGAGTTTCCCCAAAAATGAAAGCCTCCCTTCAGTCCATTGACCTACTGCCAAGTAAAAATATCAGTGGCCCCAGTGTGATGGCTAGTAAAGGTCTAAGGAATACTGCAGCAGGGGACGAGAAACTGCAGAGGTACTCTCTGGAGCTGAACCCTACCAACGTGCACATCCCTAGCCAGGAGGAGATATTGGCAACCCAGAGAAAAGAGGCTGCGGATTTGTACAAGCAAACCCATAAAATTATTCCTCTTCAAAATCCCAGTGGAGTTTCAAAACGACAGAGCAACAGCTCAGAGAGCAAAGAGCCGAATTCACAAGCGACTTCAGTGCAATACCAGAAGCACGGTTCTCCTGATTCGCTCAGGAGAAATGAAAAAGGCTCATCATTTGCCAGGAGGGTCTCCCCAACGAgaactcctccttcttctccaccAACTGAGAAACGGCTTTTCAGCCCCCCAGCACACCACAGACGCTCTCTGAAGGCTTTTAGCAACCCGCAAACAAGCTCACCCACCATGCAGAGGAAACCCAGTCCTCCCTCTAGCCCCAGGGTTCCCAGCCCACCCTTGCAGAAGAAGCTGTCCTCTCCACCACCCCAGCGAAAACCACTCAGCCCTCCCGCAGGGCACAAGCAAAGCTCGCCAACGCCACACcagctgctgggctccccagcCTACCGCCGAGATGCAAGCCCCCCTCCattccccaccaccccctccccaccaacCTCCCCATCCCGCTCTTACAAGGGGCCAAGAGCTGGGCTGGATGCTGGGGACGAGCACCAGCTCTCATCCTCCAAGAGGGGCAGCAACGCCTGTTCGATATTTTGCCTGGCCACCTCTTCCTTATTCGAAGCCAGACCTCCTCTGGTACCCACCAAACCCACTGTGGAGCTGACCAGCCAGCCTGAAGCTTCATCGCTTTCCCAAAAGAGTAGTCTGCTTTTCCGGCAGCCTGGAGACCGGATCAGAAAGCTGTCCCTGAGTGCCACCAGTCCTCAGCCATTTGTGAAGAGAAGTTTCTCTGACCGCCGACCAGGGGTCCAGTTTCGTCTTCCAGCTCCCGTAACATCTGGCAGCGAACCCATGCTTAACCAAGCAAG cttGGAGGAGAGCCCTAGAAAAGCAGGCGACTCTTGGAACAGCCCTTGCGGTCCTGAAATCAAAGAGTCCAACAGATCCACTTCCCAGCCCGAGCTCTACATTGTGGGCCAGGGGCTGCAGAGGGACTGA